CAGTTCTGAAAGTTTCATTATAATAATTTATATCCAATACTATTCTTGTGGCGTTCTGCCTCTACCTCGTTGTGATGATTCTGATTCACGCCCAATTTCCGAAATGTTGTTTTTTTCCCCAAATAAAGCCTCTGTAGCACCGATAAGTCTCTTAATGAAGATTTCAGTTGAAAAGCCTACCAAAAATGAAGTTATCATTATAAAATATAAAGAGCTTGCATTATTTGATGCATTTGTTGTATTTCCTGCTGCCGCGTTCAGGCCTGACTTAATAAATATAATCGAAACAACTGCAAAAATTCCCGAATGAAGGGGGGTTAATATTTGCCATAACATTCGATTTCTTTGATAATCATCTTCCTTAACCGCTTTTATAACCTGACGAGATGCATTTAAGGTTCCTCCTATCATACCAAATGAAAAACATAATAGCGGATTCTTCAGATCTTTAAATGGAGCACTTAAAAATAAAGGAGCAAAACTTTGTGGGTACATTACTGCCAACGTAATCCAAGATGCAGCCACTAATAAAATGGTGTGATAAATCGAGATTATTATCCACGGAGCCCATTTGGTATTCAGACCTTGATTATCAGGACTATTTGTGTTAGTAAACATTTAGTGATCGGATTAGTAATTGAATTAATATAAAGTTGCGAAGAAAAAGTGAGGAAAACGTTACAATATTTTAGTAAATCAATTATGCCATAGACTCATTTACTAAGAATTTTAATTTTGTCCCCTCAGTATATCTTTAAAAAAGGCTCCCACTACCGCAAGTATTCCCGCTGCCGCCCCTGTAATCCCGGGTATGTCCCCATGCAAATCACACTGTTTTAATAACCCACAAAGCCCAACGCTTCCCCCAACTTCCGCATGAGGGATTGAAGTGGGTACCGGCCTGTGGCTAATGCCTTGTGCAGTATGAACGGAAAGCCCGGCCCCCGTTTCTACCGGCGGGGGACATGCCCATTTTAGTATCAAGTAGTATTTTAGTGTCAAGTAGTAAGTATCAAGTAGCAAGACTTTTTTTGGCTTCCTTACGGGGCCGGGATGCTTTCAAATTCTAAAAAAAAATCAGGGTTCACTTCCTTAACGCAGGGATTTGCAGGGTGGAGAAACCCCTCCCTACCCTCCCAGGGGAAGGAATCGCACGGGCCTGGGCCTTTTAATTCTAAAATAAAAAAATCCGAAACGGCGTAGCCCTCTTTAACACCATTGATAACAAACAACAGTTAAAAATCGAACATCCGAAATCCGAAATCAAACTACACTCCTTCCTTAATCCCCGTATGTTTTTTAATAACGGTTGATAGCTGCTGCGGGTTGAAGGGTTTCAGGATGCAATCGTTAAAGCCGCTGGCCAGCAGGTCGGCAAGCATTTTTTGGTCTACGAGGGAGGCGGTGAAGGCGATGACGGGTACCTGTGGGTATTTCTTTTTGATTTCGAACACCGCTTCGTAACCGTTCATTACCGGCATTTCCAGGTCGAGCAGTACCACATCATAGTGGGGGAAATCTTCCAGCCGGGCCAGGGCTTCCACGCCGTCGTAGGCGGCATCAACCGTGGCGCCAAAGCTGGTGAGGGCCTTTTTGGCTACCATCATGTTTATTTTGTTGTCTTCGGCCAGTAGTACCCTTAGTAATTTAAGGTCGCCGTTGCCCGCTGCGGGCTTTAGCGGTATAGGAAGCGGCGCCGCATCGGCAATGCTAAACGTTAAACCGAACGAAAACTTGCTGCCCATGCCTTTTTCGCTCTCGAGCGATAGTTTGGACCCCATCATCTGCAATATGCGGTTGCAAATGGTAAGGCCCAGGCCGGTGCCGGTAAGTTCGCGGGTGCCTTCGTGGTACACCTGCCAAAAGCCCTCAAAAATCTTTTCCTGGTCGGCCTTATCAATGCCGATGCCGGTATCTTCAATCACAAAGTCGACGGTTATCAGCTTGTCGTTTTTTTTAAGGCAGGTGGCTTTTAGCTTTACGTAGCCGTTGCCGGTAAATTTAAGGGCGTTGGCAAAAATATTGTTGAGCACCTGCGTAAGGCGCATATCGTCGGCCAGTACCAGGGTATCCAGTTGCCGGTCAATCTCGGCCAGTACCTCCACATTGCTGTTTGCCGATAGCACTTTAAAGGGCAGGCATACATTGAGCAAAAAGTTGCTTAAATTGATGGTGACGGGGTGCAGTTCCAGTTTGCCGGCTTCTATCTTGTTAAAATCGAGGATATCATTTACCTGCTGCAGCATATGGTCGGCCGAGTTTTGGAGGATGCTGATGTACTCGGCCTGGCGCGTGGCCGAGTTTTCCTGTTTCAGCAGGTTTACAATACCGATGATGCCGTTTAAGGGGGTGCGCAGCTCGTGCCCCATAGTGGCCAGGAACTGGGTTTTGGTATTAATAACCCGGTTGCTTTGGGTAACTATCTCTTCGATATACTTTTTTTCGAAAAACGTGTACAACGCCGCCAGCACAATGGTTGAACCCAGCGCCGTAAAGCGGTTAACCAGGGCCAGCCGTGCTGCCTGCCCGGACGTAAAACTGGCCAGCGGAGGTACGTAGTTACCAATAACAATACAGGCAACAAAGGCAAATATCATGATGCCCACAAAAATGCCAGGCTTTTTGGCGTGCTTATGCTTCAGGTCGACAACCAGCGGTACGGCTATCAGGGCAGGGAAAAAGAAGAGGTATTGGTCGGTTTGCAAGCCTTCAAGCAGCACCAGGCACACCAGCAGCCCGCAGATGACCGAAAATATGGATATGGTAAGGTCTTTAATGGCATCCTGCCATTTTAATACCACAAACATTAAAATAGCCAGACAAAAGCAAGCCAGCAAAAACGACGACACATACATGCCGATAAAGGCGTCATAAACCGACAAAAACACCCCCAGCGACAGGGCCGAAAGCCCCAGCTGGTAAGTGCGTTTGGATACTTCCTTTAAATCAAACAAAAGATCCTGGCGCTTAGCGTCCGCATTAACCGGCTGATGGTATTTATCGGTAATTTTATCCATAGGGGTAAGCAGGCCCGCTGCTTTGATTAAATGTGATGTTTGTATTTTGCCAAAAGAATTTTACCTGTTGTAAGTGAAGCACTTACAACCGCGTGTAACAAGTATTTGACTTTGTAAAAGTACTTATATATTCTTGAAAAATTGTAATGGGAATGGGCATGGCTGCGACGACTCACCCCGACGAGGCTGCGCCCGTCTGCCCCTCTCTCCGACTGCGTCGCATAGAGGGGCGAAAAAATTATTTCTTCCTTTCATCAACCCTCTTTGCGGCTTCAGCCGGAGAGAGGGTGGCCCAGCGTAGCGTCGGCCGG
The genomic region above belongs to Mucilaginibacter sp. KACC 22773 and contains:
- a CDS encoding response regulator, whose amino-acid sequence is MDKITDKYHQPVNADAKRQDLLFDLKEVSKRTYQLGLSALSLGVFLSVYDAFIGMYVSSFLLACFCLAILMFVVLKWQDAIKDLTISIFSVICGLLVCLVLLEGLQTDQYLFFFPALIAVPLVVDLKHKHAKKPGIFVGIMIFAFVACIVIGNYVPPLASFTSGQAARLALVNRFTALGSTIVLAALYTFFEKKYIEEIVTQSNRVINTKTQFLATMGHELRTPLNGIIGIVNLLKQENSATRQAEYISILQNSADHMLQQVNDILDFNKIEAGKLELHPVTINLSNFLLNVCLPFKVLSANSNVEVLAEIDRQLDTLVLADDMRLTQVLNNIFANALKFTGNGYVKLKATCLKKNDKLITVDFVIEDTGIGIDKADQEKIFEGFWQVYHEGTRELTGTGLGLTICNRILQMMGSKLSLESEKGMGSKFSFGLTFSIADAAPLPIPLKPAAGNGDLKLLRVLLAEDNKINMMVAKKALTSFGATVDAAYDGVEALARLEDFPHYDVVLLDLEMPVMNGYEAVFEIKKKYPQVPVIAFTASLVDQKMLADLLASGFNDCILKPFNPQQLSTVIKKHTGIKEGV